The following is a genomic window from Solanum stenotomum isolate F172 chromosome 4, ASM1918654v1, whole genome shotgun sequence.
GTATGGTGAGTGAAATACGCACGCGAAACTTTCCCGAAGTTCCTGATTTACTCAGTTGTTTCAGAAGCTAGTCAATGCCTCTCCAGGTTTGTATCCACTACATGCACTTTATTACCCTATGATCTGTGCAGTATCTTAGATCCTATTCCCTCCGTTCCGATTTATATGACACTATTTCCGTTGAAAACATTTTGAAAACAATCAAACTTTATACTTCCATTTTACTCTAAATGAGAAATTTTTATAGTCAAACAAATGCTCCAATTTGTTGTTGCACTTGAGCTGAGTGTCTTATGAAATAGTCTCTCTACCTTCCTTGGGTAAGGGGTGTAGGCGTAGGGTCTGTATAAACTCTACTATGTTCTTGTTGTATAGTTTAACATGAGAGGCGTTGATTCGAATCGTGTCATATAGTAAATACGAAAAGAGGTGTCAACACTGGACCTCTTTACAAATGTAGATGTACGAGCATCAACAATTACCTTACAAGCCAATCAAGTTGAAACTGATTATATGAATTCTTGTTGTTTTATTcaagtttaatttatattatcGTCACGCTAAATAAAGGTCGGATGAATCATGGCCTTGAATAAATAAGAGAAATGTGGGGTTAATTATTGTaatcttttgatatattattctAAAGTAATTTTGTTAGGTTGATTCAATTGGGATCTGAAATCAAATTTTCTAATTTAGTTGTCACATGGTGTGTCGTCTATAGATCTGATGAAATTAACTTTCGAAATTAGAATCTTGAGACCTGtcagaaatattgaaaaattcaTACTAATTGTCTCCTTAACAATTATTAGTGACTGTCCACTTGTTTTTGACTATGCTACAGTTCCACCACtgtctttcttcttttccattCAAATAAATGCATAATAAGATTGCGTACGGAAAATTCATATGataatgagttttttttatctccatgagatagtggtaaggtctgcgtatacGATGCTTTCTTCAGGCCCTATTTAGTGAAATTTCATTGGGTATTGTTGTTGGTATACGTTTTTTTATGGATTCCGCACAAAGTGGGAATTAATACCTTAATAAGATAAAGGTAAGAGTGTGTATACACCATcatcttctaacttcacttgtgGGTTTACATTgaatatattgttgttatttgCCGTTTGCTATGTATGTTAACACAActaagcatttttttttaaatttattcgGTGATCgatattcattttttatcttgattaatttgatttgtgatatatactctttcttttattgtttCAGATAAAATGTCCCTTAGGAAAGACTTCGACTTTAATACAACTAAACTACATGCATACTTGTTTGTTTCGTCacaattatgtatttttatcaaTACTTCATAAAATTACTTGAGATATGTACAAATTAAcgcattatttttttatagaaagaTTGATATCTTTCGAGTCTTGTGTTTGACACCAAAACTTGTTATTATTTAGAGATGGTGGTATATTCTAATAGGAATGTGATTTTTCCTAAGCCCCTCGTTAATGACACTGTTGATGTCATATGATTCTTCTGAGAGGAGTTAATTTCTCAGTTACTAACTTAATAGTTATAATTCtagaaaatcatttattttgttgaagaaaaattgaaattaagaagaaagTCACACTTTAAATAatagtttttactttttagttgcATAGTCATTTAAGAAATCAATCCTGAATGAAAAAAAACGAGGGTCTTTAAGTATAACaacatatttaatataatttgataaataaaataaatatatacgaATCCTATTCCAATTATTATGAATTAAAGAAATTTTCGATAGACCTACTGCCATCCTTTTAAGtaacttacaaaaattaaaattcttaaCCCTAGTGTGTAAGTATTTTCCAGAGTGGAGATTCTATGTTAGGCTagtattctattttttttaaaaaaaaaaattatttaaaataataaccTATCAATGTTTAAATTGTTTCATTTGACTTCATCACATAGAGTGGGACAAATATACAAGCATTTAGAaatgtaaagaaaagaaaattctaCAAATTGTATCTTTCAATGActttaaataaagtaattaagtGCGTCTGATGTcatttgtgtttatttttttcaaattagttGAAAGTGTTGAAAAGGACTAgttgttatttctttgtttttgctTCATAACACTCGTGATTAAAATCTTGAGCCCTTTCGATCTTTGTTACGTTCACGAACAGAATATTAGCTTGATCCCCCATTTTCACCCTATTTCTGTTCGATCAATTGGTCTTACAGTTAGGCAAACTTATATCATTACGTTCACGAGCAGAGTCTTAGTTTTAGCCCCCACCCCGTCTCTATTCGATCAGTAAACTGTTGGTACATAAAGGGAaaatggtctgaaaaatattccaatattggccgaaattgttgttacgataccaaactttatggaggaccttttacccctgcactatttaatagtgcattttaaaggtatatatgtgcccacgtggacacgttactatttataattatgcaatatttatgatgtccacgtaggtacatatatacctttaaaatacactcgAGTcttaccccacccccaccctaCCTCCACACACACACTAAAACGCGTTACTCaataataaaatgttataagaCCAAAAAGTTCCACACACCTACTCATTTCCCTCTttaccaaaccaaaaaaaaaaacagagcagCAAACAAACTCCTCTTCAAATTCACTCACATTTCCATCAACATGAACATGATCGATGATCAACGCCGCGGTCCACCACACGCGGCCTTATTAGCGGTTGTGGTGATAGCAGTGATGATCGTTCCGTCGTTAATCGGTGAAAATGGCGAAGCAATCACTGAATTCATCTCTGAACTTCTTACCCCAATTGGATTACTCCTTTTGCCTATAATTTTACTTCTCACAATTCAATTTCTCTCATCTGATAGTGGCTCTTTTGTTTCGANTCGTCTCTATTCGATCAGTAAACTGTTGGTACATAAAGGAAAAATGGTCTGCGAAATACTCTAATATTGGccaaaattgttgttacgataccaaattttatggaggacattttacccctgcactatttaatagtgtattttaaaggtatatatgtgcctacgtgaacacgttactatttataattatgcaatatttatgatatccacataggcacatatatacctttaaaatatactcGAGCCTTACCCCACCCCACCCTACCTCCACACACACTAAAACACGTAACTCaataataaaatgttataagaCCAAAAAGTTCCACACATCTACTCATTTCCCTctttacaaacaaaaaaaaaaaaacagagcagCAAACAAACTCCTCTTCAAATTCACTCACATTTCCATCAACATGAACATGATCGATGATCAACGCCGCGGTCCACCACACGCGGCCTTATTAGCGGTTGTGGTGATAGCAGTGATGATCGTTCCGTCGTTAATCGGTGAAAATGGCGAAGCAATCACTGAATTCATCTCTGAACTTCTTACCCCAATTGGATTACTCCTTTTGCCTATAATTTTACTTCTCACAATTCAATTTCTCTCATCTGATAGTGGCTCTTTTGTTTCGAGTATTTTTTCGAGTGGTGAGCCAAATTCTATTCATCGTGCTAGTGGTTCCCCCGTTGGTGTTGCTCTTGTTCTTCTCCTTGTTCTGTTTCTTCTGTATAATCCAATTTCGTTCTTTGGTGGTGATGATGAAGATTGAAGAAACGAAGAAACAAAATGATTCAGAGACGGATTTAGAATTTAAACTGGATGGATTCAAGGGTTCTAACATGAGGAATTTGATTTATACGATTTGAgatctattattttattttacttttatttaatacATATACAAGTTTCGAGCAATTTGAACTATTAAGTTACGTGCTTTATTTGTTCATGGGTTTAATATTTAAGATTTTTAGTACAAAacgtatttgtatattttgaaattataagttcaaattttagttatttttcgCGTATAATATTGTTCTAAACAAGTTGAGATAGTTTTTTATGGATATTTCATGGTAGTTGAATCTTATAATGTCCTGTTAATAGATCTACAAGATCTTTCACTAAGTggttgtttttttaattattttgtattttgattaGTTTTTGGAGGTTTTCTTGTGTTTTTAGGTTAAGTGTATAGTAAAATAAGCCCCCCTACTCTTTTTTTTCATCCCCTACTTGTTCATTTGCAATTACTAGTTTATCACAAGAAAGTCGCTCCTATATAACTTATATGCACTTCACGATTTTCATATGTTATGGAATTTCGAAGAATGAGTAAAGTTGTCAACTTCAATTATAATTTGCAAGCggaattttttttctcctttctctaATATTCATGATTATGAACTTTACGAGTTCGAGATTCTAGTTATGTAAAGttattggattctaaatttataatttatatatatatatatatatactgaacttataaatacaaataaatgttTTTGAATCAAAAGTACTGAGTTCGACTAAACCTCCATATAAGTTGCTTAATTTCCTATGTTATAATAGTGtacaactttttcattatttgtttCTCATCTTGTGATTTCTTGGAAGTTGAAGATGAGATTTCTTGCCTTCTTCTCATGCCTTTTTGTAAGAGGAATATGAGTACACTATATGGGACCTTTTAATTTGGTCTTGTAATATCAACTAGTGCATTTTGAGAGAGATGTTTGTGTGTGTGCATTTGTGGGgttgttgggggtgggggtcatttttctcttttctcctctaaTAATTTCTAAGAAGTTGGTGATATGACATATTTTGATTTGACATCTATACAATATAGTGGTacaaattttctaaaattatgtAACTATACAAATTTTGTCCAAGtagtataaaagtttaaattttaaaaatggaaTTGCAACCTCTAGGTTGTTGAAACCTCAATATCACATGACGTTGTATAGTTgaaattgaaagattaaatAGTATTAAAATTATACGTTTTGAAAAGTGTCACAcattaaaaactataaaaagcAAAAGATTATGAAATTATACTTATTTTTGAGACATTAACAAGATGAACCATCCACTATGTTGGGATGAATATGATTTCTCCCCTCCTAAGCAGAGGTCTCGAGTTTGAGTTTTAGATACGGAAACAATCTTGATAGGAAATGATTTCTCCTTTAATTGGTCTTATTCGATTGCTAATCTGAATTAGTCAATACAAATACCAGACATCGAGCgaaaataaaagagaatgaACCACTTACGCGTTTGTTTGAATTATATGCATACAAAAGAACTTTCCAACCCTTGACTATATATAGGAATTGTTTCCCTTACTAAaccccttttcttttctcttaagaaaaactctatttttctttcttagaGAAGACATGTCACATTCAAGAATGACTCATCTATTACAAATATGGGAAATTTCTACTCTAATTGAATGTGGGACAATGAGATCCCACCACCCATGTAATATgccttgatttatttaattgCTAAGTAATAGGAGCGACGATTAGGGCACAAAATGTTTCACATTATGAATCGAAAAGGTTACACTTAAGAGGTAGGCAATCTATTAGTGGCTCATTCCATGACTCGAATTCATTGATGTGTAGATCAAGTTATATATGCTAACAGGATACATAATCTTTTCACTATTACTACAATTTAATTGGTAATAGAAGGTCATTACTCTATTTTTCTGGTAATCAACCTTAACTTGatagtatataaaaaaattacactatcaAACGCAAATGATTTAACtctcacaaaaaataaaaatctaccaaacttcatgaatattttttcataatcttCACAAGTAGGATAGAAACACTGAAGACATAATTAACATAAACAAAGAGAGGTAAACGACATACGCAGCATAAACCACGAGTGGAGTCTGGGaaggataaaataaacaaaatcatGCATTTGAGGAAAATTCTCCACCTTCTTAATGCTCGAAAACAATAAGGGATTAGCTCAAGGAGTACTAAAAAAGGTGCTAATGGCAGCGGGACGAAGTGTTTTCACTTTATAGAAATTGGTAAAAAACTTTCAATTTAAGTACATACAATCTGAAAATTTACATCATAGCGAGGTTCAGCCTCAGAAAGAAGATGACCATGCAGATCCCGTCGATCCAAGGAAACTGCTAAATTACAGAATACGAAAATCAAAATAGTAGCTACTAAAGATGCTTCCGCAAACGAGATACAGAGATGCAGCAGAAAAATTCAGATTTGTTCTTAATTAGCCAGGGCCAACTTTGGGAATGTCATAGTGCTCACTCATGTTTGCCAAGTACTGATTGAAATCTTCAATTCGGTCACGATGTGATTTATTAGCAGTCTTGGCCATCTTATGCATGTCGATCCTCTCTCTTTGTTCTATGTAGCGCCTCTCTGCAGGGGTTAAATTATCATCCCAGCGACCGGCATTTTCTTCACCAACAGATTTAGTTGCATCTGTGGTCTCTTCCTTGGTGGAATTATCTATGGATCCACTACCACCATCTACATCCAGTCAGAAATACATTAGTGAAGCGGGTAAACAAGAAAAGCCATATATCATCTCTCACAAGCACATAAGATTGAAATGTTTTTGCTCTTTTATCTTAGGCTGAAAGTGGATACGCCTCGGTTACTCATCCAATACTGTTTGGAAACTATGAGAACGACAAATAGCCATTAAATGAAATTCAAGCTGATAGAATGTGTCAAAAGCTGCAGTTACTCAATGCCCAAAGAAGGCACAATCTTGAGAACATTTGTTAAATCATAACTTTTAGCCCTACTGATCATATCGCTAAAAACTACCATGCATGAGCATATTTCCATTAGATGAATGAAAATTGGGATTTTAAGACCATCAGATTGAATCACAACAATAAACTGTTCAATCCATTATTCATCTATCGTTTTCATTGTACTACAACTTGATTGCAGAGGAAGGGTGGGAGGAATCAATAAATATGAACAGTAATAATAAAAGCACAGAATTTATGCACTTCAAGATATCACTACTCACCAGTTGAAAGCTCGTTTTCTGTAACCTGGGAGATTTGATCATAatccttcttttccttctttttctttttcttaattccAGCGGCTTTTACATCCAATGCCTTTCCCTTTAGTTTCAACTTCCCGCCAACCACATTATCATATGCAGACATTTTCTGTCAGAAAGTCTAAAACATTAAGCTTTGGCCAGAATAACAAAAACTATAAGAAAGCACACTACTGGGAATTGATAAGCGTAATGTGCAGGCAATATGTCATATTTTCAAACTGAGAATCTGTTCGTGATACAGCAGTAAGTCACAAACAATACATACTAAGCGCCCATCGTTTTATTTATGACTGAGTAGTTCCCGAGGCTCAGTAACACATGATTCGAAACTCCGTGAGTAATGTGCCTACCCCTCTATCCATCTCCACGTAAAATACCATGGTTTTTCAGTGGCAAGGTTTGAACCCCTGACATACACCAAACCCACACATTACATGTTGCGCTCTTACCACTAGTCCAAATCCCTGGGTGGGGTTACATAGATGCCAATAATACATATTCCCCAAGTCTTCACTAAAATTTTctacataagaaatagaaagtaCTTGCAGTTACAATAACGTCTACTGCTCCTATGCAATAACTCGCAAACCACacaggagaggtaacccgcactaggcaagtctggtgcgacgagctcaaCCCAAAAGACAAATCCTTGCATTCatacttgagacctccaacatggaagtcccaagcccaaaccactaggccaccccgaagggtctcctcctccttttttattttttattttttgatagatCATCCATTGGATTTCGTGTAAGGATAATTGTTAAATGTTTAATTCAGAAAACCTCAAATTTCATAGAATCATAAACTTTTGCCTCAATAGATATATCATATAGAATGAGAATGAAAGAAACACAAATAAATTGGGATAAATACATAAAGTTCATGATAAATATTATCCAAAAATGCTACAAGTAAAACAGAACATGATTAATTCATAGTAATTCACTAGAGCTTTTCTTACAACGAATCCTTGCTGCAATTACTTGCTAATTTAGAAGccaaaataaaattactcaCAAACAGATAAACTATAACTATGGATTTCAAGAGCTTAAAATTCAGATAATATCCATCACAGACGGATCAAAAAACCCTAAATTCCTAAATCAGTAATCACACTTCACCAGATATTTCAGCCACTACCAAAAACCCCCAAATTCAGTTACGAAGATGcacaaaaaagaaacaaattccAATAAGAGGCAAGATTAAACGAACAACGATGAAGGAAATACATACCTAAAAGAGACCACCAGATCtgctgaaaaaataaaatacgataagtagaatataaaaaaatttatgtatttattgttACTACTCTCtccgttcctttttagttgtaggtataatataaatacttgtttCAAAATAGTCgttaaaatgggacggaggcagtatttcaattaaaaaataaataatagtttGTTGCTAATCTCTTACTAATTTTTATTAGGCACatattgttgaaattttattattgatatagttataattaaaaattgtatataattaaatttatgattactttttattttttaatttctctaatttacttcaatttgaattaatcaTGATTTAATGTTGGCTTTGTAAGATTGTATCAATTCTTTGAGaggttttattaattatattatcaaatatttaaattttaggaaaatattatcttaactTTGAATGTCTTATAAAGATAACAATCACTATAATATTGTTCTATGACTTAGattattggatatgttgttattgttatataactttaatatatttaatgttTATGATTCTTTTATGATGATTAACGTTTGTCTTGACTATTTATTCATGAGAACGTTTTACTTGTTATCATAGCATTGATTCTTTATATCTAGAGTGAAGGGTTAAAAATACATCTAAagtatttttttgatttttcatgatTCATTCAATTTATGTTGCATTTTAGATGTTTGACATATTCATTAAGATTTTCTTGCAATTCAGATTAATCGGGACTTCAATATAAGTATCAGACTCTAGGTTGGAAAAACCACCAATCAAGAAAAGATTTGGCACCATCTTTGAGTGTTAACTATGTTAAAAGTAAAACTTTGTGAGCCTAAATGGAAATGTAAACAATTCTTAATTTTCCTTTGTCTATGAATGGTTAAAATTCTTAtgagatttatttattttttgacacAAAAATTTGACTTTCAGATAATTTAAGCGATTCATAATAGTTCAGTTATTTGAATAtgacaagaaatagtttcacgAGTTTACTATTGTAACATATTGTAAAGTTCAATTGCTTTAATGAGAGAACATATATCTTCTTACTATGCCATTACAATAATATGTAAAATTTGTTGATTATACGTGAAATTAATCAAGTACGAAATTAGAATTCAATCACAATCTTTTCGAACTTTTCattatatccaaaaaaaaaaagttaatgcACCTTTGCAttctatttaatttcttttggaAGAAGTTCAATATAAGTAATTAAAACTCTAATTAAACAACCTCCTACTCTTCTTattattcattttcattttctccatTTAACCATTTtcatggagaaaaaaaaaattaatttctatata
Proteins encoded in this region:
- the LOC125862775 gene encoding uncharacterized protein LOC125862775, which produces MIDDQRRGPPHAALLAVVVIAVMIVPSLIGENGEAITEFISELLTPIGLLLLPIILLLTIQFLSSDSGSFVSSIFSSGEPNSIHRASGSPVGVALVLLLVLFLLYNPISFFGGDDED
- the LOC125862415 gene encoding uncharacterized protein LOC125862415 — translated: MSAYDNVVGGKLKLKGKALDVKAAGIKKKKKKEKKDYDQISQVTENELSTDGGSGSIDNSTKEETTDATKSVGEENAGRWDDNLTPAERRYIEQRERIDMHKMAKTANKSHRDRIEDFNQYLANMSEHYDIPKVGPG